The Gigantopelta aegis isolate Gae_Host chromosome 3, Gae_host_genome, whole genome shotgun sequence genome segment ctagtgatatcgttaaacaaaacaaacttcaacacacTAGTTAGCAGTTGGGACCTTTCGGGCTGCCTTGGTACATAAGTTTTAGAATTGGGACATCTTAGGCCGAGTACCGACCCAAGATGTCGCAATACGACTATTGAGTGACAAACAAAGGTAAGGACATCAATGCAATTATTTCGAATACAaagtgtataattatgtaaaacacagtgtaaggAACTGTGGGGAAACGTACAatagaatacaatacaaatagcAAGGAAAATATTCTTAATAAACGGAACCCAGTGTTTTGGCTATGTAACGAAAGTATATTACAGCCTGGATATataacagtggcggatccagtgTTTTGGCTATGTAACGAAAGTATATTACAGCCTGGATATATAACAGTGGCGGAACCCAGTGTTTTGGCTATGTAACGAAAATATATTACAGCCTGGATATATAACAGTGGCGGAACCCAGTGTTTTGGCTATGTAACGAAAGTATATTACAGCCTGGATATataacagtggcggatccagtgTCAAATAGAACAGTGGTCACAACGAGGCTGTGAAGCTGGCCGATGGTGAAGGCTTGGTGTTAgtattaaatattgtaattttttttatattatcacaACTGACAGAGGCGGATGCTGGATTTTTCTACGGAGAGCGATGCTTAAAAGGAGCATCTACTAAACACTATACAGAAGTACtctaacatttatttaattcattttaacttattttcgtgattatatccaataaagtttcaagcacgctgtcctggacacacacctaagctacttgggctgcctgtccaggacagtgggtttgttgttagttgttagtggttagtgagagagaagagggtgtgttCGTTTTACAtatacccactgagttgttaaaagtcgctctgggtgggagccggtactgggctgcgaacccggtaccagggtttctgccagagggtaaaatgggtatggcgccatacccaaattgtgcGGATTttacttttgacaaaattaataatcttATCATTAGTggatgattttcttaaccctaaccctaaacctaacccattttctttctgggggaggcgcCCATAACCCCTGTCGAGAGCGGTTGCATttagcacacacattgtaaatattcaattcagtagcgccataccccaaaaacaaaaagcaaagtttgttttatttaaaacgacgccactagagcatattgattttttttatcttatcatcggctaatggacgtcaaacatatggtcattctgacactgtttttagaggaaacccgctgtcgccacatatgctactcttttacgacaggcagcaacggatcttttatttgcgcttcccacagacaggatagcacaaaccatggcctttgttgaaccagttatggatcactggtcggtgcaagtggtttacacctacccattgagctttgcagaacactcactcagggtttggagtcggtatctggattaaaaatcccatgcctcgactgggatttgaacccagtacctactagcccgtagaccgatggcctaaccacgacaccaacgaGGTCGGTTATACACTTACAATGTTAGAAGAGTATTATCTATATGGTAATCTTCCAATGCCTACACACCCCAACTCAACGGTCCTGATAAACACTCAAAcaagcaacaaacaaacaagcaaacaaacaatcaaGCTCTTACCTCTATTGGTCATATATCCATCGCAAGAGAACCGCACAGTAGTTATATGTCGccatttatacacatttaacataaatatgattattaaatgaCAAACAACGATTCTGTTCGTACATTACTGAAGTTAAAACAACAGTCAGAAGAAGGTGCGTAGTATTGCTTTGGCATCCATAAGCATATTAAAACgccaaagcattgttgacgtcacgtcaaaggaCAGTTGACGTTTTTATGTAACGTTTCCGACTATTTTCGTAACTTAACGGAGAATGTCGAAATGTCACTCAAATGCACACCCCAGCACCTTCTCTTTTGATCAGGCGCCTGATGGAGAATAACGGTAGCGGAGGACAGCGTTCAGTAATAAgcattgttatataataataataataataataataataataataataataatataattaattatgcaaaagaatataaaatacataataaagtAAATGGCGCTTTTTTCTGTCTGATTCAAAATCTAGCGtaacttttaataataatgataataataataataattggaaTAAACTGTTGACTCAAAGGACTGTTGACGTTGTTATGGTAACGTTTCCGACTATTTCTACTATAGACATTtcacgcgcgcgtgtgtgtgtgtgtgtgtgggggggggggttggtgggtgtgtgtgtcaaggcGGGGGACATGTACCCCCCAcgtttcttgatccagtagcgatggtttatatatatatatatatatatatatatatatatatatatatatatatatatatatatatatatatatatatatatatatatatatatatgtgtgtgtgtgtgtgtgtgtgtgcgcgcgcgctcCCCCCTCGTtatggcaccttcctacaccactgtaCATTATTACTGCTTTATaatgtacagacattttaaaatgacatgcaGTCAACAGAGTGTTCCGGACAAGAACAAGAAGGAAAGTCTCGTATATAAGGGCTCTTTAACCGCTGAACTCCTGTACGGCTCGTTTAACAACAAACTCTGTATATAACAACAGCGCTGGCAAGAAACAACCTTAGCCATTATACTTTATACTGACAATTGACTATAGAGAACCGTGTATGCTTACTGTATTGCACACACATAAAGCTGAAAGATTTCCTTCAAGGCCAAACACAGGACAGGGCACGACACCAGTGAGCGAGTTTTGATTTGTGggttaatgtatttaatgttgttTGCAGTATTATCCTCTGTCACTTTGCCGACATGAATTCTAGTatatttcaaaatggctgccacacTGGAAGCGCTGTACTCTGTGGCTGTTATATTCTGCATGACGATAGGTAAGTTTACAACCGTTTCATTAGtggaacatgtttttgttttgtagtacTACAACTAGCAATACTACTATTAAGCGCTGTACTCTGTGGCTGTTATATTCTGCATGACGATAGGTAAGTTTACAACCGTTTCATTAGtggaacatgtttttgttttgtagtacTACAACTAGCAATACTACTATTAAGCGCTGTACTCTGTGGCTGTTATATTCTGCATGACGATAGGTAAGTTTACAACCGTTTCATTAGtggaacatgtttttgttttgtagtacTACAACTAGCAATACTACTATTAAGCGCTGTACTCTGTGGCTGTTATATTCTGCATGGCGATAGGTAAGTTTACAACCGTTTCATTAGtggaacatgtttttgttttgtaatactaCAACTAGCAATACTACTATTAAGCGCTGTACTCTGTGGCTGTTATATTCTGCATGACGATAGGTAAGTTTACAACCGTTTCATTAGtggaacatgtttttgttttgtagtacTACAACTAGCAATACTACTAGTAGAATCACGCATAGCAACAGTATTAATGATATTAATGACAGTGGTagtagacatacatgtatataatgttcaaaataagtaaGGGATATTCAagtataacacaatataacagagatgtattaattgttattgcaatattaattaatggtaaaacacaAGCACTCATGTGACAAGGGATTGGCATTAAACATTATAGCCAGGATAGTGATGTAGGTCCAGAGGAGGCACAGATAGGCAACAGGTGTGGTGCTACTACcgatactgctgctgctgctactactactactactactactactactactactactactactactactactactactactactgctactgctactgctactgctactgctactgctactattattattattattattattattattattattatgttggtgACGAAATGATCTACAACGGGTATCTCTTACATGGGTGTGAGTGTAATAAAGGTAGGTAACGATGTGGACACGTCACTATATTGGAaagaaggaaatcttttatttaacgacgcaatcaacacattttagttatggttatatggcatcggacatatgattacggatcacacagatattgaggaaggaaacccgctgtcgccactttatgggctactcttttcgattagcagcaagggatcctttataaacaccatcccgcagacaggattgtacataccacggcctttgttacaccaattgtggggcactggctggaacgagaaatagcccaaagggcccactgacACTATATTGGATAATATATACCACATGCATTCAtcgtttttaatatatcaatcgAGCAATGGATAAAAATACTATCCTTACAAACAATGATATGTTGATTAGACCCCTCTGTACACTCACGTATgcatcaatggatggatggatggatagatggatgcatggatgtttggatggatggatggatggatggatggatgaatggatggatggatggatagatggaaagatggatggatggggcgatgttgttgttgttaatactattattgttattgttgttaatgaTGTCTATATTTCAGTGATCTCCGGCCTGCAATGTCGTCAAAACGCGACGACCACCATCGAGTGTAACACTGGCTGTTGTGGCGATCCGCCGGCTCAGCACTGCTGTGTTGATCGCATGTATGTTAGTGGTCGTACTTTATAACATTCCTTGTTTTCTAGGCTCACCCTATCAAcagtcacgacggagttggccaacttaaTGGTTGCTTTGTAATTCTCCCCACTCCTAATTTGCGGctggtgcgctcagattaacaccTAATTGATCGTAGtcgttgtatacgacgagacgtgagttgtaagagtgctcagactggatagtcgtagaagtcgtgagatgtTGGCCAACTTCATCGTGACAGATGGTAGCCTGACGCTAGcataacaactaatcggtcgtaggagttgtatacgacgagaatcgagtgcGCAGACTAGCagctggacagtcgtagaagtcgtgagatcggcgagttggccaactccgtcgtgacagttgatagtgtGAACCTAGCATAACAATACCACACTCAGCTTGTATACAGCAAccaaccggggggggggggggggacaagaaACGAAATATTTGAacaacacataaacacatttttatcttCGACTACTTCGTATATGAAGCCAAGTATTCTAGATTTGCAGGAATTTCGCTGCCTTCACACAGGCTACACACACCGACTGGGAGCAACGGTCCTTTAATATGGTTAAGGTTTACCGTAAGGCTCACATAGGCTGGATGCGACGCGTGCGTGCGATCCGAATGTTGCGACTGATGCGTCTGCTGCTTGCGTTTTGAGTATATAAACCATATACGATTAGTCCATTGCGGCTGGTCGCACCCGTTTTGCACACACAGACATCGCACGCATCCAGTTTAGACGatctcattgaaactaatgcatttcatttgtttttaccggaccgcacgcacgcgccgaaTCCAATCTGTATGAGCCTTTAAATTGTATTTGCATGCCTATATCTTCCCAAGGTTTTGGCACATTTAGTATGCACTTTCTACAGAGATAGGAGCGTCCTTACTACgtcatttgatgtaccagagacattgatttattggtaACATTTGGACATATTaacataatagtcttagagaggaaacctgctactttttcCCATGAATAAcacacaagtttgttttgtttaacgacactgatagagcacattgatttattaatcatctgctattggatgtactggctggagtgagaagtAGCCCAAAAGCCCACCAACGAAAATCGATCcaagactgaccgcgcatcaaacgagacctttaccactaggctacgtcccgcctctccGTGaatagcaagggttcttttatatgcactatcccacagacatgataacacataccacggcatttcaTATAATAGTCGTAGTGCACtagccggaacgagaaatagtccaatgggccagattgaccgctttaccactgggctacgttgaaACCAACGCAATCAGCGACAGAGTGGTCCTTTATCTTGATTTGATTTTGTTGTAATCAGAACAGCTAATTTTACTGTTTTtgtaatcttaaaaaaaaagaataatcatgaatgtttaatgacactctagtacaaaaaaaaagttagtttgttttgtttaacgacaccactggagcacattgactaattaatcatcggctattggatgtcaaatatttggtaattctgactcatagtcatcagagaaactcctttacatttttcctaatgcagcaagggatcttttaaagcacataccaaaacctttgaccagttgtggtgcattggttggaacgcgAAACAAACAgtacaaaaatacatcggctattgagtgtcataCAAAAGCAAATATACGAACGCGTTAACAatgttaaaggaaggaaggaaggaaattgtttatttaacgacgctctcaacacattttatttatggttatatggcatcggacatatggttaaggaccacacagatattgagagaggaaacccgctgtcgcgactttatgggctactctttttgattagcagcaagagatcttttgtatgcaccatcccacagacagggtagtacataccacggcctttgatatgccagtcgtggtacactggctggaacgagaaatagcccaatgggcccactgacagggatcgatcccaaccaactgcgcatcaagcgagcgctttaccacaatGTTAAAGGAGTCTAATTCCCGCCATAATGATGTAAAAACATAGTTAATGGGCCAAAGCAGCGCTTGGTATCACCCTGGAGTCCAGTATCCTATGGTGTTTGCTTAAAACTCCTACACATGTAAAAACATAGTTAATGGGCCAAAGCAGCACTTGGTATCACCCTGGAGTCCAGTATCCCATGGTGTTTGTTTAAAACTCCTACACATGTAAAAACATAGTTATTGGGCCAAAGCAGCACTTGGTATCACCCTGGAGTCCAGTATCCCATGGTGTTTGCTTAAAACTCCTACATATGTAAAAACATAGTTAATGGGCCAAAGCAGCACTTCGTATCACCCTGGAGTCCAGTATCCTATGGTGTTTGCTTAAAACTTCTACACATGTAAAAACATAGTTAACGTGCCAAAGCAGCGCTTGGTATCACCCTGGAGTCCAGTATCCTATGGTGTTTGCTTAAAACTTCTACACATGTAAAAACATAGTTAACGGGCTAAAGCAGCGCTTGGTATCACCCTGGAGTCCAGTATCCCATGGTGTTTGTTTAAAACTCCTACACATGTAAAAACATAGTTAATGGGCCAAAGCAGTACTTGGTATCACCCTGGAGTCCAGTATCCCATGGTGTTTGTTTAAAACTCCTacacatgtaattaataaattaacatgaTAGATGTTTCCAAAGAGTAGCTTTTTCGTGTATCATGGCAAtatgtttcttttaaaagtcGAAAACTAGGGCAATAGACAAAAGTTGTTCACTTTCTAGTGGTGGAATGTTAGTACCTGCAAAGTACTTATAGGTTTTCCTACTATTTTCTATTGGTTATGTAAATGTGACATTTTGCTATTGCGAAGGCATTTTATTTTTCGAAATAATTAAACACTGACCCATTTAATTACTCAAAGAGTATCTATCATACCATGAATGTCAAAACGTTAGCATCACCAATATTTCATGACCTTTTAACCCCTGTGACCTAATTATTAatccaatttgtatatatttgcatATATCATTTTGTTGAGGCATCAAAATTGTTTGTGTATCCGTTTGTTAAtctatattgttttaatgttgagATACCgccaatttttatatatttatatcccgAAATCATTCCGCATAAATTGTGCATCATTCGTTATGTTTGAGAGGTTGTATTTCCAAACCCCTCCCGAAAAAAAGGCAATTGAATATATTTCGAAGCGGTACAGATTCTGAAAcgtaatacatatacacaaacttgtttatttttataaatacattcgtttctttttcactaatgtttttttttctacagAAAAGAGACTATGATTGCTATAGCTGTATTCATCGCGTCTATTGTTGGTCTGGCGGTGATTGGTACCGTtatctgtgtgtgcatgtggcGATTCTTTAACAAGAAGGACCGGCGGAAGCTTGAAAATGACCATGGGAAAACGTGCAACATTGTTACAATGTTCGCAGGTACGTCGCACAGATAATTCGATATACCATTGTTTCGATTTGCCACTTCCAGGCCCGCGAACTGCATACTTAGGTTCTTCCCCATGTGAAAGGTTAAACTGAAACGTAAATACTTTTCGGGGTATtgcttaaaatacattttatatacttttttatttgcgtatattgtaataaataaatagtattgcAATCTGTACTCATCATTTGGGTTGTAAGGAAGTATAGCCAAATCAAGAAGCCTTATAAATGGCTTTGTCTTGTCACTCaactgttaaatatatatatatatatatatatatatatatatatatatatatatatatatatatatatatattatattattattattttttcttgcgggggggggggggggtacttagACCAACTCATCAAAAGGGCATCCCAATGAAAAAAACGTAAAAGTCACCCCCCATCCCCAGATCCGTCTCTGATTTTTATGTTATTGAAATAATTGAACATCTTATATATCATATCGTATGCgtgtaaacatattttgtaataaataaagagtaattaataCATAATAGACTTTTGAGTTAACAACATCCACTGTATATAGCAGATAATGTCTCTTTTTTTCAGGTGAGATACAAGAAATAACTCCTCTCATTAAATTTGATCCACTGAGTCCAAGGATGAGCCAATGGCCTTACACTATACACCACCTGCCAATACCACATGACCCGATAGGCCACCCAAAGAACGGTGACGTCATAAACGGAAATGCACCCAATATCCCAACGAAAAATGAAGGCTCTCTTGGATATATTACGAATAGGGATTTTACATCGTCTCCAAAGGATTCGGTCCACACAAGTGATCGCGTTACCACGCCTACATGGGCGGTGACAGTTTCACCATCAAAAGGTTCCACTGGTTATAAGAATTCTTTACGAGAAAGTAAGCAGTCGGAATATGATGGTGTAAAACGCCACGCTGCGCCACGATCAAATAAGGTTTTCTACacgcctgataataataaagagGCCAAACGTGCTTGGACTTCGCCAGATTTAAGCAGCAGAAGTCAACTCTCAACtaagaaaaacaagaaacatgGACGGAAGGTTAAATTTGACGATCGTATGCTGAAGACAAATTAGAGATGTGTGCAGTGTGccgagacccccccccccccccccccccccccccccccccccccccgattatGAACATTTGGTATGTAATGCTTTAATATAATATCCTGTTTGTGATCAATGAATGAATTTGAACATATTAAATTACGTTATCACACATCATGTCAGTTTGAGACGTCATGGACGAATGTTGTTTTCTAAACCCGTGATActgcaataaaacaaattaaaggcgtgttacttaaagagacattcctgagtttgctgcattgtaagatgtttccgaaaaataaaatatttctacaattaaacatacatattaaatatatgttcttgtttagaatatcagtgtctgtatattcaatgtgtttctggtcttaatatttgtaagaagcccaaactggatttgtcttcaaataatttcgtacgtacgaaaaaaattattttaggaaataacatgaaatgtaacctagtacaaatagtagagcgatcagaaacatgtttaatatacaaccacaaatattttatgcagaaaaatgtatttcatatgtaattacaatcgttaaaaagtctctgttagtcgataacatcttaaaaattgcagcaaactcaggaatgtccctttaaaggttcgTCGTATTCAACGCTTGGCTATTACTGCGTGTATTTCACGTTCTAGGCAAACTTGTGCATGTGCTGTAGTAATTTCGTATGTGTTCAATATAATCCGTAAAACAAATGCATGTTACGAATACTTTAACGCAGACTTTTACGGACGTATGTGAAGCTAGTttcatttaaagtttgttttgtttaacgacactactagagcacattgatttaataatcctcggctactggatgccaaacatttggcaattttgacatattgtcttaaagaagaaacccgctacatgttttccattagtagcaagggagctttaatatgcaccatcccacagacagggtagcacataccacggcctttgatatactagtcgtggtgcactggctgaaacgagaaatagcccaaatgagcccaccgacggggatcgatcccaaaccgaccgcgcatcaagcgagcgctttatcactgggataCATCCCGTCCCCCACACCACCCCCCAGTTTCTTTAAATGATATGAACGAATATAATTTGAAGCCTAACCTATGTGGTGGTAAATGGAGTCTTTGACCTCTTACTTTCAagagggcggggcgtagcccaatggtaaagcgttcgcctgatgcgcggtcggtctaagctcaactcccgtcggtgggcctattgtgcagtgtctcgttccagccagtgcaccacgactggtatatcaatggtctTGTTATCATGCCAATGGGAAGGTCCCTacctgctaatggaaaaatgtaacgtgtttcctctgtaagactatatataaaaaataccaaatgtttgacatccaatagccgatgattaatgaatcaaagTGATCTAGTAAtgccaataaataaaacaaacttttttcttaatCTCTAGAGATGTACCCTAGATGTATtgcagagacagacatacagacagatagttCGCAGTTACTATAAATTATGTTAGACTCTAAATGGCGTTGGcatatcaataaataaacttttcgttgatataaattttaaacatgtaaagtttttttttaacgacaccaatagagcacattgatgtgttAATcctcggatattggatgtcaaatatttggtaattctgacatatagtgttagataggaaacccgctacattttgccattagtagcaacaccatctcacagacggaatagcacataccacggcccctttaataccagttgtagtgcactggctggagagagaaatagttCACTGGGTCcgccgacgggcatcgatcctagaccgactgcgcaccaGACAAGCGCTTAACTTGTCACAGGGCTACCTCCCGCCACTtgttaatattcataatattgactGTTCCAAAGAGTTATCTCCCCGAATGTATCATTATCCACAAATCGGCCATGTGTCTTGCTTTCAGCCATGTTTCAGATCTCCCATCCACCTCCGAAATGACATGAGGTCAAagttaaagctgtatcctaaccggccgcgagcgacgcgagcgaatattttagaaatcattgatttcagttgccgtatcctaactggacgcgtgcgacgcgacacaTTTATTCgtcgcgccgtacgcgtgcggttGCAATACGCCGAttcaaatcaatgatttctaaaataatcgttcgcatcgctcgcggccggttggGATACAGCTTAAGTGTCTGATTACTCAAACCGTAATGATAAAATTGtaatagtgttggtataaagtccTCATATTAGTATCAACTAGTGGGAATTTTCTTattagcttagtcggtagagAGCGGGAATCTGATCCTACGGATCCGTGGTTCAAATCATCTGTTATTATATCAAATACACATACGTTTGTAGTCGATTTGTGATGTTAATGAGCATGATCCATATTACTTGAATCTAGGTTTTCATTGGAAAgccagtttgttttattgttattctaTTTCAGCTGTTGGCAGAATTGTTATAATGTGtctaacaataattataatataaatgtaatgtaatatgatATAGTGTAATTTAATGTGATGTagtataatgtaatgtaatgtgatATAGTGTAATGTAATGTGATGTAGTGTAATGTAATGTGATATAGTGTAATGTAATGTGATGTGATGTAGTGTAATGTAATGTGATATAGTTTAATGTAATGTGATATAGTGTAATGTAATGTGATATAGTGTAATGTAATGTGATGTAGTGtagtgtaatgtaatgtaaagtGATATAGTGTAATACAAtgtgatgtaatgtaatgtgatatattgtaatgtaatgtaatgtaatgtaatgtgatgtgatgtgatgtgatgtgatgtaatgtaatgtgaTGTGATGTAGTGTAATGTAATGCAATGTGATATAGTGTAATGCAATGTGATGTAGTGTAATGTAATGTGATGTAGTGTAATGTAATGTGATGtagtgtaatgtaatgtaatgtgatgtaatgtaatgtaatgtaatgtgatatagtgtaatgtaatgtaatgtgatgtagtgtaatgtaatgtgataaggtgtgacgtcacatgacgTAAGGTATGATACTATCGTAGCATACTAATATTATACCTCTATATAttctacataatatatttttcatttgaaaactgtagttgtgtattattttagtttagtGGTTTACTGttatgatattatattttagtgGTTTACTGTTATGATATTATATTTGACtacctgtcacggggattctataattcccgtaactgaataaaacacgattatcaaaatatctctcctaactgtatatctattagatctctctgtaacaggctgttaaaccctagtatggctcgtctctaggtatgatcagagatacgatcttatataaagtatatattattatagcacgttagttctctagaaaacacaacaaaaacacaatacactttggaatctgtattaatctacgctgacaaatgtacagccgtagtagtaaattaataacagcaataataacaacccagaactgatcacttaattagttaatctctaggtgtctagttacacaatatgcgaatcacttcaccgttacaccacacccacacgtgtgataattgagaaacgcttacaggaatagttaattaataaaggaattacaacaccattcctaactggttaatttttaattaactattactactcgttcagtaacgtgtaatAATTTAGgtacgcttccaggggaacttaattaataaaggaattacagctctattcctaacgggttaatttttaattaacccttaactactctttcagtaatctgtaacacaaaattaatactggtacctatcacaataaagacaataacctacagtttacctagggtcttctaggatgactggctaagctttatattaccaaatactcatataatgttagaacaaaaagtctacgatttacttcgtcagatgaccgaagacactgtctaaagaatattggtataatacagtattaaaatatttaaagtcacatcaatcacatcaaggttatacacagagcagaaatgatatttaccaagtactaacggactacgttcccaggaagcttcctaattcgttctgctagatatctctaaattctagctatttattataaatcaggattttgcctggggatacaaggcggtacctcacgtatcatctcatattctacctcggtatatttctctctgatcgtcagtctggctgtcgccaaccgcgagcaatctcctggccataaacagcactaccggagatattacgtaactactagccacatggcctccgcagctggctgagggtgtgtattggaatgtccgatcgtgcgaagtattacgtaacaagttgcccatctgggctacgggcaata includes the following:
- the LOC121389515 gene encoding uncharacterized protein LOC121389515 isoform X1; translation: MAATLEALYSVAVIFCMTIVISGLQCRQNATTTIECNTGCCGDPPAQHCCVDRIKETMIAIAVFIASIVGLAVIGTVICVCMWRFFNKKDRRKLENDHGKTCNIVTMFAGEIQEITPLIKFDPLSPRMSQWPYTIHHLPIPHDPIGHPKNGDVINGNAPNIPTKNEGSLGYITNRDFTSSPKDSVHTSDRVTTPTWAVTVSPSKGSTGYKNSLRESKQSEYDGVKRHAAPRSNKVFYTPDNNKEAKRAWTSPDLSSRSQLSTKKNKKHGRKVKFDDRMLKTN
- the LOC121389515 gene encoding uncharacterized protein LOC121389515 isoform X2, coding for MTIVISGLQCRQNATTTIECNTGCCGDPPAQHCCVDRIKETMIAIAVFIASIVGLAVIGTVICVCMWRFFNKKDRRKLENDHGKTCNIVTMFAGEIQEITPLIKFDPLSPRMSQWPYTIHHLPIPHDPIGHPKNGDVINGNAPNIPTKNEGSLGYITNRDFTSSPKDSVHTSDRVTTPTWAVTVSPSKGSTGYKNSLRESKQSEYDGVKRHAAPRSNKVFYTPDNNKEAKRAWTSPDLSSRSQLSTKKNKKHGRKVKFDDRMLKTN